In Paenibacillus ihbetae, the following are encoded in one genomic region:
- the yyaC gene encoding spore protease YyaC, translating to MSDQAGKLPMAQTARVRMSGQELGPFFREISKRHDAEDVVFLCIGTDRSTGDALGPLTGSRLLEYGFPLVVGTLQEPCDAGNLETRLNEIPEGKIMIAVDACLGQPSSVGYFYTMEGPLTPAASVGGKLPAVGQYSVAAVVNVHGPKPYWTLQVTSLYQVMQMAEQIASQAASAFGLRA from the coding sequence ATGAGCGATCAAGCAGGCAAGCTCCCGATGGCACAGACTGCAAGAGTCAGGATGTCGGGCCAGGAGCTGGGGCCATTTTTTCGGGAAATTTCCAAACGGCATGACGCTGAAGATGTTGTGTTCTTATGTATTGGAACCGATCGTTCGACGGGGGATGCACTGGGACCGTTAACCGGAAGCCGACTTCTGGAATACGGCTTCCCGCTTGTGGTCGGAACGCTGCAGGAGCCCTGTGATGCCGGGAACCTGGAAACCCGGCTGAACGAGATTCCGGAAGGAAAGATCATGATCGCCGTCGACGCTTGCCTGGGCCAGCCTTCTTCCGTAGGCTATTTCTACACGATGGAGGGTCCGCTTACGCCGGCCGCCTCCGTGGGCGGCAAGCTGCCTGCCGTCGGCCAGTATAGCGTTGCAGCCGTCGTCAACGTCCACGGCCCGAAGCCCTATTGGACGCTCCAGGTAACATCCTTGTATCAAGTCATGCAGATGGCGGAGCAAATCGCGTCTCAAGCCGCCTCGGCCTTTGGCCTTAGGGCGTGA
- a CDS encoding DUF1128 family protein, translating to MDLNEKTQANVEYMIEQIKSKLRMASAAAMQASAFSASQYDDIYDLYEMVINKHNLSISEVEAVVSELGRLRGK from the coding sequence ATGGATTTGAATGAAAAGACGCAAGCCAACGTCGAGTATATGATCGAGCAGATCAAATCGAAGCTCCGCATGGCCAGTGCGGCCGCTATGCAGGCCTCCGCATTCTCCGCAAGCCAATACGACGATATTTATGACTTATATGAAATGGTCATTAACAAACATAACCTCAGCATCTCGGAAGTCGAGGCAGTCGTCTCGGAGCTGGGCCGCCTTAGGGGCAAGTAA
- a CDS encoding pirin family protein, whose product MIKIMTAAERHTTHHNGIHGEFSFSFGDYVDPHNEHFGSLLAHNEYKLGPLEGFDRRFHHDLVIAYVVLEGTLTYEDDTGRLTELKPGTVHVVNTGSGVYHAERNSSPSSDVSYLEMWFLPAEPGLSSSYHEGAFAEQPQNPLSPIHITGSGEGSLPMSLDVKMYSGRLETGHELTCPSKDRRIHVYAISGHVEITTEEGVFDLTSGDTARIQKCDKIKFRGNASEGFSEMMIIDMP is encoded by the coding sequence ATGATCAAAATCATGACGGCTGCGGAAAGACATACAACCCATCATAACGGAATACACGGTGAATTCAGCTTTTCCTTCGGAGATTACGTAGATCCGCATAATGAGCATTTCGGGAGCTTGCTGGCTCATAATGAATATAAGCTGGGGCCGCTGGAGGGCTTCGACCGAAGATTTCACCATGACCTGGTCATCGCTTATGTCGTGCTGGAGGGAACGCTGACGTATGAGGATGATACGGGCAGACTTACAGAATTGAAGCCGGGGACCGTACATGTTGTAAATACGGGATCCGGCGTATATCATGCCGAGAGAAACAGCTCTCCCTCTTCGGATGTATCGTATTTGGAGATGTGGTTCCTGCCGGCCGAGCCGGGCCTTTCATCCAGTTATCATGAAGGTGCGTTTGCAGAACAGCCGCAGAATCCGCTGTCTCCGATCCATATAACGGGAAGCGGGGAGGGCAGCCTGCCAATGTCATTGGATGTAAAGATGTACAGCGGCAGGCTGGAGACCGGACATGAACTGACGTGTCCATCCAAGGATCGAAGGATCCACGTATATGCCATTAGCGGACATGTCGAAATCACGACGGAGGAAGGGGTATTCGACCTAACTTCAGGAGATACGGCTCGAATTCAGAAATGCGACAAGATCAAATTCCGCGGGAATGCGAGTGAAGGCTTCTCGGAAATGATGATTATTGATATGCCGTAG
- a CDS encoding asparaginase — protein MENVLVQEYRADMVECAHNGHICIVNEEGAIQAYTGDPGFVAFTRSSAKPLQAIPAIRDGMAEFYGLSDEEIAIMVASHRGEPRHVEVLEQFARRVKLHEDLMVCAPSWPLDDRSKEVLLRTGGERSRWYHNCSGKHYGMLAYCQMAGLPLNGYDQPDHPLQQEIIRTIADLTGLAQGDIRIGTDGCGLPVFAMPLQALATAYMKLACPDRIKDEATREAVLTITSAMNTSPFMVAGSGKVDTVLLEDSNIVAKGGFKGVYCFGLKKERLGVAFKILDGSEEEWGWIAQSILEQIGYANKATISRLAQAFPTGIMNDSGRTVGRAETVFKLAHGPSPN, from the coding sequence ATGGAAAATGTATTGGTTCAAGAATACCGGGCGGATATGGTGGAGTGCGCCCACAATGGACATATATGTATTGTTAATGAAGAAGGCGCGATACAGGCCTATACGGGCGACCCGGGCTTTGTCGCATTTACCCGTTCTTCCGCGAAGCCGCTCCAAGCGATACCTGCTATCCGGGATGGAATGGCGGAGTTCTACGGATTATCGGATGAAGAAATTGCAATCATGGTCGCCTCGCACCGGGGGGAGCCGCGTCATGTTGAAGTGCTTGAGCAGTTCGCGCGCAGGGTGAAACTTCATGAAGATCTGATGGTTTGCGCCCCCAGTTGGCCCCTTGATGATCGGAGCAAAGAAGTCCTTCTGCGCACGGGCGGAGAACGGAGCCGGTGGTATCACAACTGCTCCGGCAAGCACTATGGCATGCTCGCTTACTGCCAAATGGCCGGCCTGCCTTTAAACGGCTATGACCAGCCGGATCACCCGCTGCAGCAGGAGATCATAAGAACGATTGCCGACCTCACCGGGCTTGCCCAAGGCGACATTCGAATTGGAACCGATGGGTGCGGTCTGCCGGTGTTTGCCATGCCGCTGCAGGCGCTGGCGACGGCTTACATGAAGCTGGCATGTCCTGACCGGATCAAGGACGAGGCGACAAGAGAGGCGGTGCTTACCATAACGTCCGCGATGAACACATCCCCGTTCATGGTAGCCGGCAGCGGCAAGGTGGACACGGTTCTTCTGGAGGACAGCAATATTGTGGCGAAGGGTGGCTTTAAAGGGGTGTACTGCTTCGGCCTAAAAAAGGAAAGACTCGGGGTAGCCTTTAAAATCCTGGACGGCTCGGAGGAGGAATGGGGCTGGATTGCCCAGTCCATCCTGGAGCAGATCGGTTATGCCAATAAAGCGACCATTTCGCGCTTGGCGCAAGCATTTCCGACCGGCATTATGAACGACAGCGGCCGCACGGTCGGCAGAGCGGAGACGGTCTTCAAGCTGGCCCACGGTCCTAGTCCGAACTGA